Proteins encoded by one window of Culicoides brevitarsis isolate CSIRO-B50_1 chromosome 2, AGI_CSIRO_Cbre_v1, whole genome shotgun sequence:
- the LOC134829671 gene encoding villin-like protein quail isoform X3 encodes MMKKSGHKEHNKINYDEIKVDPSFRKINKHSVGFHIWKVDSTSIEAVPKSQYGTFYDENTYIIYAAAVKGTFPDKRAISRDIKTSTSRIERSIHIWLGENTTSDRSKAAAYKIIELDAHTDHTATLFRESQDNESCRFLSYFNADEITILSGTNSISTPAFPRLYQIQGKTCSVCTQRKSISWQHFTSSSVMVLATKRILFVWIGRACNAIEKQRGLKIAAKIKDQYVISELTIVDDGYEQSMIERRKTEWNRYLNLGQRMVQPVYAPGPFSPPVLKLYQCDTVSGIFRVELAKTGTLEQIDLYGKYPIYIIDAHVRGVWIWVGRKASKQERADAMRHARGYVIKKNYPSTLPVIRVIDRYEPAEFVNIFTSWVYMDFNANAKKTLLEKFDALTLICRPKLAAQTQLIDDGSGEMKLYIIEYEDIKEIKKRGGTALYSGNCYIVHYTIGALDSNLSGSSAGIRHVLYLWCGRNCTNDDRESGEVYLAEMSEHLRTSVVQVKLTEGLESPHFLQIFKGRLIILNGRCTSHDAVSLTRRLPSVFMLKVVGNSAYTSKAIQVSNKTPYTPEDCYVLKTSESEVWIWCGQKSCGDTREMTKAIGTSLIGECTLVMEGNEPDEFLTAIGEKFAKQLKKVPTPLMTQSLETWDPTRIGFYISTVEQGKVVLSQIMGFDQRDLQPEHIYVLDVGSMVYVWIGAYATLEDKKNAWAAANALLTLYTFSRDVNTPVAVIKQYQEPITFIGFFENWNYKFWEHHTSYERLRHQTEAPGVPIPLVRTILPQIENGTDFDRHSKYPVDMLTGEASQLPASVDPTRKEVHLTHDDFVAIFKMTYAEFDALPKWKQVELKKQYKLF; translated from the exons atgatgaaaaaatcagGTCATAag gaaCACAACAAAATCAACTATGACGAAATCAAGGTTGATCCGTCGTTCAGGAAAATCAACAAACATTCCGTCGGTTTCCACATTTGGAAAGTTGAT agcacCTCAATAGAAGCCGTACCAAAAAGTCAATATGGAACATTCTATGATGAGAATACTTACATAATTTATGCGGCTGCCGTTAAGGGAACTTTTCCTGATAAACGAGCaatt agtcGCGATATAAAGACATCAACATCCCGTATTGAACGTTCGATCCACATTTGGTTGGGCGAGAACACGACAAGTGATCGTTCGAAGGCAGCAGcttacaaaataattgaattagatGCGCATACAGATCACACCGCCACGCTTTTCCGTGAGTCGCAGGATAATGAAAGTTGTCGCTTTTTGTCGTATTTTAATGCAGATGAGATCAc aatcttATCAGGCACAAACTCCATTTCCACACCTGCCTTCCCGCGTTTGTACCAAATCCAAGGAAAAACCTGTTCCGTTTGTACGCAACGCAAATCCATCTCATGGCAACATTTCACCAGTTCATCCGTCATGGTTCTTGCCACAAAACGAATCCTCTTCGTATGGATCGGTCGTGCTTGTAACGCCATCGAGAAGcaacgtggtttgaaaatcgCTGCAAAAATCAAGGACCAATACGTCATTTCGGAACTTACGATCGTCGACGATGGCTACGAACAATCCATGATCGAGCGTCGCAAGACAGAATGGAATCGCTACTTGAACTTGGGTCAACGGATGGTGCAACCTGTTTACGCTCCAGGTCCTTTTTCGCCTCCTGTGTTGAAATTGTATCAATGTGACACGGTAAGCGGCATTTTCCGCGTCGAACTTGCCAAAACAGGCACTTTGGAGCAGATTGATTTGTACGGAAAATACCCAATTTATATAATTGACGCGCATGTTCGCGGCGTTTGGATCTGGGTTGGACGAAAAGCGTCGAAACAGGAGCGGGCTGATGCGATGAGACACGCTCGTGGTTAtgttattaagaaaaattatccatCCACATTGCCCGTCATTCGCGTAATTGACCGTTATGAGCCCGCAGAGTTCGTAAATATCTTCACATCATGGGTTTATATGGATTTTAATGCGAACGCGAAGAAAACTTTGTTGGAAAAATTCGATGCTTTGACACTAATTTGTCGTCCGAAGCTCGCGGCACAAACGCAACTCATCGACGATGGGTCTGGCGAGATGAAATTGTACATCATCGAGTACGAGGACATCAAAGAGATCAAAAAACGCGGAGGAACCGCACTTTATTCCGGCAATTGTTACATCGTTCATTACACAATTGGTGCCTTGGATTCCAATTTAAGTGGCAGTTCTGCCGGCATTCGACACGTTTTGTATTTGTGGTGCGGTCGAAATTGCACGAATGACGATCGCGAGTCCGGCGAAGTTTATCTCGCGGAAATGAGTGAACATTTGCGAACAAGTGTCGTTCAGGTAAAACTCACGGAAGGCTTGGAATCGCCTCATTTCTTGCAAATCTTCAAAGGACGCTTGATAATTTTGAATGGGCGATGCACGAGTCACGATGCCGTTTCGTTAACACGTCGCTTGCCGAGCGTTTTCATGCTGAAAGTTGTCGGAAATTCCGCTTACACTTCCAAAGCCATCCAAGTTTCGAACAAGACGCCATACACACCGGAAGATTGTTACGTCCTGAAGACGTCGGAGAGCGAAGTTTGGATTTGGTGCGGCCAAAAATCGTGCGGAGACACGCGTGAAATGACAAAAGCCATTGGAACGTCGCTCATTGGCGAATGTACGCTCGTCATGGAGGGCAATGAACCCGACGAATTCCTCACCGCCATCGGTGAAAAATTCGCGAAGCAGCTAAAGAAGGTTCCCACACCTCTTATGACGCAATCTTTGGAGACTTGGGACCCAACGCGCATCGGATTTTACATTTCGACCGTCGAACAAGGCAAAGTTGTTCTTTCGCAAATTATGGGATTCGATCAGCGGGACTTGCAACCTGAGCATATTTACGTCTTGGATGTTGGCAGCATGGTTTATGTGTGGATTGGGGCCTATGCAACGTTGGAAGACAAGAAAAATGCATGGGCAGCGGCGAATGCATTGTTGACGTTGTACACGTTTTCGCGAGATGTCAATACTCCCGTTGCCGTTATCAAGCAATATCAGGAGCCGATTACGTTCATTGGGTTCTTTGAGAATTGGAATTACAAGTTTTGGGAGCATCATACGAGTTATGAACGTTTGAGACATCAGACAGAAGCACCGGGCGTTCCCATTCCTTTGGTAAGGACAATTTTGCCGCAGATCGAGAACGGGACAGATTTCGATAGACACTCGAAATATCCGGTGGATATGTTGACAGGAGAGGCAAGTCAACTGCCGGCGTCTGTTGATCCTACAAGAAaagaa GTCCATTTAACACACGACGATTTTGTAGCAATTTTCAAGATGACATACGCCGAATTCGATGCCTTGCCAAAATGGAAACAAGTCGAGTTGAAAAAGCAATACAAATTGTTCTAA
- the LOC134829671 gene encoding villin-like protein quail isoform X2 produces MRHSETPLFIRLEHNKINYDEIKVDPSFRKINKHSVGFHIWKVDSTSIEAVPKSQYGTFYDENTYIIYAAAVKGTFPDKRAISRDIKTSTSRIERSIHIWLGENTTSDRSKAAAYKIIELDAHTDHTATLFRESQDNESCRFLSYFNADEITILSGTNSISTPAFPRLYQIQGKTCSVCTQRKSISWQHFTSSSVMVLATKRILFVWIGRACNAIEKQRGLKIAAKIKDQYVISELTIVDDGYEQSMIERRKTEWNRYLNLGQRMVQPVYAPGPFSPPVLKLYQCDTVSGIFRVELAKTGTLEQIDLYGKYPIYIIDAHVRGVWIWVGRKASKQERADAMRHARGYVIKKNYPSTLPVIRVIDRYEPAEFVNIFTSWVYMDFNANAKKTLLEKFDALTLICRPKLAAQTQLIDDGSGEMKLYIIEYEDIKEIKKRGGTALYSGNCYIVHYTIGALDSNLSGSSAGIRHVLYLWCGRNCTNDDRESGEVYLAEMSEHLRTSVVQVKLTEGLESPHFLQIFKGRLIILNGRCTSHDAVSLTRRLPSVFMLKVVGNSAYTSKAIQVSNKTPYTPEDCYVLKTSESEVWIWCGQKSCGDTREMTKAIGTSLIGECTLVMEGNEPDEFLTAIGEKFAKQLKKVPTPLMTQSLETWDPTRIGFYISTVEQGKVVLSQIMGFDQRDLQPEHIYVLDVGSMVYVWIGAYATLEDKKNAWAAANALLTLYTFSRDVNTPVAVIKQYQEPITFIGFFENWNYKFWEHHTSYERLRHQTEAPGVPIPLVRTILPQIENGTDFDRHSKYPVDMLTGEASQLPASVDPTRKEVHLTHDDFVAIFKMTYAEFDALPKWKQVELKKQYKLF; encoded by the exons ATGAGACACAGCGAAACGCCACTCTTCATTCgactt gaaCACAACAAAATCAACTATGACGAAATCAAGGTTGATCCGTCGTTCAGGAAAATCAACAAACATTCCGTCGGTTTCCACATTTGGAAAGTTGAT agcacCTCAATAGAAGCCGTACCAAAAAGTCAATATGGAACATTCTATGATGAGAATACTTACATAATTTATGCGGCTGCCGTTAAGGGAACTTTTCCTGATAAACGAGCaatt agtcGCGATATAAAGACATCAACATCCCGTATTGAACGTTCGATCCACATTTGGTTGGGCGAGAACACGACAAGTGATCGTTCGAAGGCAGCAGcttacaaaataattgaattagatGCGCATACAGATCACACCGCCACGCTTTTCCGTGAGTCGCAGGATAATGAAAGTTGTCGCTTTTTGTCGTATTTTAATGCAGATGAGATCAc aatcttATCAGGCACAAACTCCATTTCCACACCTGCCTTCCCGCGTTTGTACCAAATCCAAGGAAAAACCTGTTCCGTTTGTACGCAACGCAAATCCATCTCATGGCAACATTTCACCAGTTCATCCGTCATGGTTCTTGCCACAAAACGAATCCTCTTCGTATGGATCGGTCGTGCTTGTAACGCCATCGAGAAGcaacgtggtttgaaaatcgCTGCAAAAATCAAGGACCAATACGTCATTTCGGAACTTACGATCGTCGACGATGGCTACGAACAATCCATGATCGAGCGTCGCAAGACAGAATGGAATCGCTACTTGAACTTGGGTCAACGGATGGTGCAACCTGTTTACGCTCCAGGTCCTTTTTCGCCTCCTGTGTTGAAATTGTATCAATGTGACACGGTAAGCGGCATTTTCCGCGTCGAACTTGCCAAAACAGGCACTTTGGAGCAGATTGATTTGTACGGAAAATACCCAATTTATATAATTGACGCGCATGTTCGCGGCGTTTGGATCTGGGTTGGACGAAAAGCGTCGAAACAGGAGCGGGCTGATGCGATGAGACACGCTCGTGGTTAtgttattaagaaaaattatccatCCACATTGCCCGTCATTCGCGTAATTGACCGTTATGAGCCCGCAGAGTTCGTAAATATCTTCACATCATGGGTTTATATGGATTTTAATGCGAACGCGAAGAAAACTTTGTTGGAAAAATTCGATGCTTTGACACTAATTTGTCGTCCGAAGCTCGCGGCACAAACGCAACTCATCGACGATGGGTCTGGCGAGATGAAATTGTACATCATCGAGTACGAGGACATCAAAGAGATCAAAAAACGCGGAGGAACCGCACTTTATTCCGGCAATTGTTACATCGTTCATTACACAATTGGTGCCTTGGATTCCAATTTAAGTGGCAGTTCTGCCGGCATTCGACACGTTTTGTATTTGTGGTGCGGTCGAAATTGCACGAATGACGATCGCGAGTCCGGCGAAGTTTATCTCGCGGAAATGAGTGAACATTTGCGAACAAGTGTCGTTCAGGTAAAACTCACGGAAGGCTTGGAATCGCCTCATTTCTTGCAAATCTTCAAAGGACGCTTGATAATTTTGAATGGGCGATGCACGAGTCACGATGCCGTTTCGTTAACACGTCGCTTGCCGAGCGTTTTCATGCTGAAAGTTGTCGGAAATTCCGCTTACACTTCCAAAGCCATCCAAGTTTCGAACAAGACGCCATACACACCGGAAGATTGTTACGTCCTGAAGACGTCGGAGAGCGAAGTTTGGATTTGGTGCGGCCAAAAATCGTGCGGAGACACGCGTGAAATGACAAAAGCCATTGGAACGTCGCTCATTGGCGAATGTACGCTCGTCATGGAGGGCAATGAACCCGACGAATTCCTCACCGCCATCGGTGAAAAATTCGCGAAGCAGCTAAAGAAGGTTCCCACACCTCTTATGACGCAATCTTTGGAGACTTGGGACCCAACGCGCATCGGATTTTACATTTCGACCGTCGAACAAGGCAAAGTTGTTCTTTCGCAAATTATGGGATTCGATCAGCGGGACTTGCAACCTGAGCATATTTACGTCTTGGATGTTGGCAGCATGGTTTATGTGTGGATTGGGGCCTATGCAACGTTGGAAGACAAGAAAAATGCATGGGCAGCGGCGAATGCATTGTTGACGTTGTACACGTTTTCGCGAGATGTCAATACTCCCGTTGCCGTTATCAAGCAATATCAGGAGCCGATTACGTTCATTGGGTTCTTTGAGAATTGGAATTACAAGTTTTGGGAGCATCATACGAGTTATGAACGTTTGAGACATCAGACAGAAGCACCGGGCGTTCCCATTCCTTTGGTAAGGACAATTTTGCCGCAGATCGAGAACGGGACAGATTTCGATAGACACTCGAAATATCCGGTGGATATGTTGACAGGAGAGGCAAGTCAACTGCCGGCGTCTGTTGATCCTACAAGAAaagaa GTCCATTTAACACACGACGATTTTGTAGCAATTTTCAAGATGACATACGCCGAATTCGATGCCTTGCCAAAATGGAAACAAGTCGAGTTGAAAAAGCAATACAAATTGTTCTAA
- the LOC134829671 gene encoding villin-like protein quail isoform X1, translated as MSYKSISLKNLGIVPSLSSSSSTTTSSSKNNEFPNKSSPLYKSSYTIVDPGYIETFCNRGKLFWISYLKEKKELYEMRHSETPLFIRLEHNKINYDEIKVDPSFRKINKHSVGFHIWKVDSTSIEAVPKSQYGTFYDENTYIIYAAAVKGTFPDKRAISRDIKTSTSRIERSIHIWLGENTTSDRSKAAAYKIIELDAHTDHTATLFRESQDNESCRFLSYFNADEITILSGTNSISTPAFPRLYQIQGKTCSVCTQRKSISWQHFTSSSVMVLATKRILFVWIGRACNAIEKQRGLKIAAKIKDQYVISELTIVDDGYEQSMIERRKTEWNRYLNLGQRMVQPVYAPGPFSPPVLKLYQCDTVSGIFRVELAKTGTLEQIDLYGKYPIYIIDAHVRGVWIWVGRKASKQERADAMRHARGYVIKKNYPSTLPVIRVIDRYEPAEFVNIFTSWVYMDFNANAKKTLLEKFDALTLICRPKLAAQTQLIDDGSGEMKLYIIEYEDIKEIKKRGGTALYSGNCYIVHYTIGALDSNLSGSSAGIRHVLYLWCGRNCTNDDRESGEVYLAEMSEHLRTSVVQVKLTEGLESPHFLQIFKGRLIILNGRCTSHDAVSLTRRLPSVFMLKVVGNSAYTSKAIQVSNKTPYTPEDCYVLKTSESEVWIWCGQKSCGDTREMTKAIGTSLIGECTLVMEGNEPDEFLTAIGEKFAKQLKKVPTPLMTQSLETWDPTRIGFYISTVEQGKVVLSQIMGFDQRDLQPEHIYVLDVGSMVYVWIGAYATLEDKKNAWAAANALLTLYTFSRDVNTPVAVIKQYQEPITFIGFFENWNYKFWEHHTSYERLRHQTEAPGVPIPLVRTILPQIENGTDFDRHSKYPVDMLTGEASQLPASVDPTRKEVHLTHDDFVAIFKMTYAEFDALPKWKQVELKKQYKLF; from the exons ATGTCATATAAATCAATATCATT GAAAAATTTAGGAATCGTCCCGTCGTTGTCGTCCTCTTCCTCAACCACAACGTCTTCGTCGAAAAACAACGAATTTCCGAATAAATCGTCTCCGCTCTATAAAAGTTCGTACACTATCGTTGATCCCGGGTACATTGAGACCTTTTGTAATCGTGGAAAACTTTTTTGGATTTCTTATCTGAAGGAGAAAAAAGAGTTGTATGAAATGAGACACAGCGAAACGCCACTCTTCATTCgactt gaaCACAACAAAATCAACTATGACGAAATCAAGGTTGATCCGTCGTTCAGGAAAATCAACAAACATTCCGTCGGTTTCCACATTTGGAAAGTTGAT agcacCTCAATAGAAGCCGTACCAAAAAGTCAATATGGAACATTCTATGATGAGAATACTTACATAATTTATGCGGCTGCCGTTAAGGGAACTTTTCCTGATAAACGAGCaatt agtcGCGATATAAAGACATCAACATCCCGTATTGAACGTTCGATCCACATTTGGTTGGGCGAGAACACGACAAGTGATCGTTCGAAGGCAGCAGcttacaaaataattgaattagatGCGCATACAGATCACACCGCCACGCTTTTCCGTGAGTCGCAGGATAATGAAAGTTGTCGCTTTTTGTCGTATTTTAATGCAGATGAGATCAc aatcttATCAGGCACAAACTCCATTTCCACACCTGCCTTCCCGCGTTTGTACCAAATCCAAGGAAAAACCTGTTCCGTTTGTACGCAACGCAAATCCATCTCATGGCAACATTTCACCAGTTCATCCGTCATGGTTCTTGCCACAAAACGAATCCTCTTCGTATGGATCGGTCGTGCTTGTAACGCCATCGAGAAGcaacgtggtttgaaaatcgCTGCAAAAATCAAGGACCAATACGTCATTTCGGAACTTACGATCGTCGACGATGGCTACGAACAATCCATGATCGAGCGTCGCAAGACAGAATGGAATCGCTACTTGAACTTGGGTCAACGGATGGTGCAACCTGTTTACGCTCCAGGTCCTTTTTCGCCTCCTGTGTTGAAATTGTATCAATGTGACACGGTAAGCGGCATTTTCCGCGTCGAACTTGCCAAAACAGGCACTTTGGAGCAGATTGATTTGTACGGAAAATACCCAATTTATATAATTGACGCGCATGTTCGCGGCGTTTGGATCTGGGTTGGACGAAAAGCGTCGAAACAGGAGCGGGCTGATGCGATGAGACACGCTCGTGGTTAtgttattaagaaaaattatccatCCACATTGCCCGTCATTCGCGTAATTGACCGTTATGAGCCCGCAGAGTTCGTAAATATCTTCACATCATGGGTTTATATGGATTTTAATGCGAACGCGAAGAAAACTTTGTTGGAAAAATTCGATGCTTTGACACTAATTTGTCGTCCGAAGCTCGCGGCACAAACGCAACTCATCGACGATGGGTCTGGCGAGATGAAATTGTACATCATCGAGTACGAGGACATCAAAGAGATCAAAAAACGCGGAGGAACCGCACTTTATTCCGGCAATTGTTACATCGTTCATTACACAATTGGTGCCTTGGATTCCAATTTAAGTGGCAGTTCTGCCGGCATTCGACACGTTTTGTATTTGTGGTGCGGTCGAAATTGCACGAATGACGATCGCGAGTCCGGCGAAGTTTATCTCGCGGAAATGAGTGAACATTTGCGAACAAGTGTCGTTCAGGTAAAACTCACGGAAGGCTTGGAATCGCCTCATTTCTTGCAAATCTTCAAAGGACGCTTGATAATTTTGAATGGGCGATGCACGAGTCACGATGCCGTTTCGTTAACACGTCGCTTGCCGAGCGTTTTCATGCTGAAAGTTGTCGGAAATTCCGCTTACACTTCCAAAGCCATCCAAGTTTCGAACAAGACGCCATACACACCGGAAGATTGTTACGTCCTGAAGACGTCGGAGAGCGAAGTTTGGATTTGGTGCGGCCAAAAATCGTGCGGAGACACGCGTGAAATGACAAAAGCCATTGGAACGTCGCTCATTGGCGAATGTACGCTCGTCATGGAGGGCAATGAACCCGACGAATTCCTCACCGCCATCGGTGAAAAATTCGCGAAGCAGCTAAAGAAGGTTCCCACACCTCTTATGACGCAATCTTTGGAGACTTGGGACCCAACGCGCATCGGATTTTACATTTCGACCGTCGAACAAGGCAAAGTTGTTCTTTCGCAAATTATGGGATTCGATCAGCGGGACTTGCAACCTGAGCATATTTACGTCTTGGATGTTGGCAGCATGGTTTATGTGTGGATTGGGGCCTATGCAACGTTGGAAGACAAGAAAAATGCATGGGCAGCGGCGAATGCATTGTTGACGTTGTACACGTTTTCGCGAGATGTCAATACTCCCGTTGCCGTTATCAAGCAATATCAGGAGCCGATTACGTTCATTGGGTTCTTTGAGAATTGGAATTACAAGTTTTGGGAGCATCATACGAGTTATGAACGTTTGAGACATCAGACAGAAGCACCGGGCGTTCCCATTCCTTTGGTAAGGACAATTTTGCCGCAGATCGAGAACGGGACAGATTTCGATAGACACTCGAAATATCCGGTGGATATGTTGACAGGAGAGGCAAGTCAACTGCCGGCGTCTGTTGATCCTACAAGAAaagaa GTCCATTTAACACACGACGATTTTGTAGCAATTTTCAAGATGACATACGCCGAATTCGATGCCTTGCCAAAATGGAAACAAGTCGAGTTGAAAAAGCAATACAAATTGTTCTAA